A genomic region of Arachis hypogaea cultivar Tifrunner chromosome 5, arahy.Tifrunner.gnm2.J5K5, whole genome shotgun sequence contains the following coding sequences:
- the LOC112802314 gene encoding uncharacterized protein, producing the protein MRRITSSVLLRTLSAARGGAISFSVPNRFLQVALYGSSAGGARAPRRWWFTYGPFAGASLGVAGALATAVATSSAYQEVFAKEPPPPEALPNDVVLYQYEACPFCNKVKAYLDYYDIPYKVVEVNPLSKKEIKWSEYKKVPILMVDGEQLNDSSAIIDMLGEKIMSKKKAGEDDEETKWRRWVDNHLVHVLSPNIYRNTSEALESFDYITSNGNFSFTEKITVKYAGAAAMYFVSKNLKKKYNITDERAALYEAAETWVDALNGREFLGGSKPNLADLAVFGVLRPIRYLRSGKDMVEHTRIGDWYSRMESVVGESARVNA; encoded by the exons ATGAGAAGGATTACCTCCTCCGTACTCCTCCGGACCTTATCCGCCGCTCGAGGCGGAGCCATCTCCTTCTCCGTCCCCAACCGTTTCCTCCAGGTAGCTCTCTATGGCAGCAGTGCCGGCGGCGCCAGAGCTCCCCGCCGCTGGTGGTTCACCTACGGACCTTTCGCCGGGGCGTCGCTGGGCGTCGCCGGGGCTCTGGCGACGGCGGTGGCCACCTCCTCGGCTTATCAGGAAGTCTTTGCCAAGGAGCCGCCGCCGCCCGAGGCTCTCCCGAATGACGTCGTTCTCTACCAATACGAGGCTTGCCCTTTCTGCAATAAAGTCAAAG CATATTTGGATTACTATGATATACCTTACAAAGTTGTGGAGGTCAACCCGCTCAGTaagaaagaaattaaatggtCTGAGTATAAGAAGGTGCCAATATTGATGGTAGATGGTGAGCAGCTAAATGACTCTTCAG CTATAATTGACATGCTGGGAGAGAAGATTATGTCAAAGAAAAAGGCAGGTGAGGATGACGAAGAGACAAAATGGAGGCG GTGGGTTGATAATCATTTAGTACATGTTCTGTCACCAAACATATACCGAAATACTTCCGAAGCACTCGAGTCCTTTGACTACATCACGAGCAATG GAAATTTCAGCTTTACAGAGAAAATTACTGTTAAGTATGCTGGAGCTGCAGCTATGTATTTTGTGTCCAAGAATCTGAAGAAGAAATATAACATCACTGATGAACGTGCTGCTCTTTACGAGGCAGCAGAAACATGGGTAGATGCTCTGAATGGCCGGGAATTTCTCG gaGGGTCTAAGCCTAACTTAGCTGACCTGGCAGTGTTCGGGGTTTTAAGACCCATTCGGTATCTGAGGTCGGGAAAGGATATGGTGGAACACACGCGGATTGGTGACTGGTACTCGAGAATGGAGAGTGTTGTGGGAGAGTCTGCCAGGGTTAACGCCTAA